The Verrucomicrobiia bacterium genome contains a region encoding:
- a CDS encoding acetyl-CoA carboxylase carboxyltransferase subunit alpha, protein MKHHLDFEKPLIELQLKLEELRRAQQANPLGLQLDNEMQVIEAKLAETRRQIYANLSAWQRVQLARHPQRPYFLDYARLAFTEFSELHGDRLFADDHAMVGGFARLGPHRLMLIGTQKGRDTKENILRNFGSAHPEGYRKALRLMRLADKFQLPIVTLIDTAGAFPGVGAEERHIAEAIAVNLREMMRLRVPVLSAVIGEGGSGGALGIGVADRVLILENAYYSVISPEGCAAILWKDRKATPQAAEALRITGRDLFEFKLVDEVIPEPAGGAHHDPAAAATALKATLLRHLQELLALPEPERLQRRYQRFRSIGHHTVRRRANPPAPDERSSPATPAPNPVPNEVR, encoded by the coding sequence ATGAAGCATCATCTCGACTTCGAGAAGCCGCTCATCGAACTCCAGCTCAAGCTCGAGGAGTTGCGGCGCGCCCAGCAGGCCAATCCCCTCGGCCTCCAACTGGACAACGAAATGCAGGTGATCGAGGCCAAGCTGGCGGAAACCCGCCGCCAGATCTACGCCAACCTCTCCGCCTGGCAGCGTGTCCAGCTCGCCCGCCACCCCCAACGCCCCTACTTCCTCGACTACGCCCGCCTCGCCTTCACCGAGTTCTCCGAACTCCACGGCGATCGGCTCTTCGCCGATGACCACGCCATGGTCGGCGGCTTCGCCCGACTCGGTCCCCACCGCCTGATGCTCATCGGCACCCAAAAGGGCCGCGACACCAAGGAAAACATCCTCCGCAATTTCGGCTCGGCCCACCCCGAGGGCTATCGCAAGGCCCTCCGCCTCATGCGCCTCGCCGACAAATTCCAACTCCCCATCGTCACCCTCATTGACACGGCAGGCGCCTTCCCCGGCGTCGGCGCCGAGGAACGCCACATCGCCGAAGCCATCGCCGTCAACCTCCGCGAAATGATGCGCCTCCGTGTCCCCGTCCTCAGCGCCGTCATCGGCGAAGGCGGCTCCGGGGGGGCCCTCGGCATCGGCGTCGCCGATCGCGTCCTCATCCTCGAAAACGCCTACTACTCGGTCATCAGTCCCGAAGGCTGCGCCGCGATCCTCTGGAAGGACCGCAAGGCCACCCCCCAGGCCGCCGAGGCCCTCCGCATTACCGGACGCGACCTCTTCGAGTTCAAACTGGTGGACGAAGTCATCCCCGAACCCGCCGGAGGCGCCCACCACGACCCCGCCGCCGCCGCTACCGCCCTCAAAGCCACCCTCCTCCGCCACCTCCAGGAACTCCTCGCCCTCCCCGAACCCGAACGCCTCCAGCGCCGCTACCAACGCTTCCGCTCCATCGGTCACCATACCGTCCGCCGCCGCGCCAACCCGCCGGCCCCTGACGAACGATCCTCCCCAGCCACCCCCGCCCCCAATCCGGTCCCCAACGAGGTCCGCTGA
- a CDS encoding phage holin family protein gives MPFQARHFLLRWGITALAVLVATQIVPGLECRSWTGLAVAALLLGFLNAFVRPLLTLLSLPLVVLTLGLFLWVINAALLAFVGWLVKPFLVASFWSALGGAAVISIVTWLVGGVLGLDASDRRPPPPRRRGPPGSGPVIDV, from the coding sequence ATGCCCTTCCAAGCCCGCCATTTCCTCCTCCGATGGGGCATCACGGCGCTCGCCGTCCTCGTCGCCACCCAGATCGTTCCCGGCCTCGAATGCCGTTCCTGGACCGGTCTCGCCGTGGCCGCCCTCCTCCTCGGATTCCTCAATGCCTTCGTCCGCCCCCTCCTCACCCTCCTCAGCCTCCCACTGGTCGTCCTCACCCTCGGCCTCTTCCTCTGGGTCATCAACGCCGCCCTCCTCGCCTTCGTCGGCTGGCTCGTCAAACCCTTCCTCGTCGCCTCCTTCTGGTCCGCCCTCGGCGGCGCCGCCGTCATCAGCATCGTGACCTGGCTCGTGGGGGGCGTACTCGGTCTCGATGCCTCCGACCGTCGCCCCCCACCCCCACGCCGACGCGGCCCCCCCGGCAGCGGCCCCGTCATCGACGTCTGA
- a CDS encoding sialate O-acetylesterase: MPPLRLPAGAPALAAALLLTTPVILADIRLPGLFTDHAVLQQKSPIPVWGWAEPGESVAVEFRGHTQQAIPAADGRWHLQLPRQRAGGPDTLTVRGRNHTVVLTNILVGEVWICSGQSNMEWPMHRSENPQPAIDAATHPHIRLFKVPKLKAESPVDDVAARWQPCQPATVRDFSAVAYFFGAALEAARDVPIGLIQTAWGGSPAEVWIREDAMWEHDEFRLDILNPHLAARRRFQDQLVAWEAETARLRAEDQSPSQPRPTPGWQPAELYNGMIHPLLPYAIAGAIWYQGESNASRADQYARLYPTLIRNWRHDWAQGDFPFLAVQLAPWDRNRNRSLDEITAHPVESDWAELREAQGIATRVLPRVGLAVITDVGDKDDIHPSQKRPVGERLALAARSIAYGERLVAGGPLLRSARFSQGRARIRFDQTGTGLEVRGEGLQGFQICGPDHQWVWANAQVTGRTTVEVSHPSIPQPVAVRFGWADFPVVNLFNREGLPASPFRTDDFPLTTARKP; encoded by the coding sequence GTGCCTCCCCTCCGCTTGCCCGCCGGCGCCCCCGCACTCGCCGCCGCTCTTCTTCTTACCACTCCCGTCATCCTCGCCGACATCCGCCTGCCCGGGCTCTTCACCGATCATGCCGTCCTCCAACAGAAATCCCCCATTCCTGTCTGGGGTTGGGCCGAACCCGGCGAATCGGTGGCCGTCGAGTTCCGCGGGCACACCCAACAGGCCATCCCTGCCGCCGATGGACGATGGCACCTGCAACTCCCCCGGCAACGCGCCGGCGGACCCGACACCCTCACCGTCCGCGGCCGCAACCACACCGTCGTCCTGACCAACATCCTGGTGGGCGAGGTCTGGATCTGCAGCGGCCAGTCCAATATGGAATGGCCCATGCACCGCAGCGAAAACCCTCAACCCGCCATCGATGCCGCCACTCATCCGCATATCCGGTTGTTCAAGGTTCCAAAACTCAAGGCCGAGTCGCCCGTGGACGACGTCGCCGCCCGCTGGCAACCCTGCCAACCCGCAACCGTCCGCGACTTCTCGGCGGTGGCCTATTTCTTCGGCGCGGCCCTCGAAGCCGCCCGCGACGTCCCCATCGGCCTGATCCAGACCGCCTGGGGCGGCTCCCCGGCCGAAGTCTGGATCCGCGAAGATGCCATGTGGGAGCATGACGAGTTTCGTCTCGACATCCTGAATCCCCACCTCGCCGCCCGCCGTCGCTTCCAGGACCAACTTGTGGCTTGGGAAGCAGAAACCGCCCGCCTGCGTGCCGAGGACCAATCCCCGTCCCAACCCCGCCCCACTCCCGGATGGCAACCAGCCGAACTCTACAACGGCATGATCCATCCCCTCCTGCCCTATGCCATCGCCGGTGCCATCTGGTACCAGGGCGAGTCCAACGCCAGCCGCGCCGACCAATACGCCCGCCTCTACCCAACACTCATCCGAAACTGGCGCCACGACTGGGCCCAAGGCGACTTCCCGTTCCTCGCGGTCCAACTCGCCCCCTGGGACAGGAACCGCAATCGATCCCTCGACGAAATCACCGCCCACCCCGTGGAAAGCGACTGGGCCGAACTGCGCGAAGCCCAAGGCATCGCCACCCGGGTCCTGCCCCGCGTCGGCCTCGCCGTCATTACCGATGTCGGCGACAAGGACGACATCCATCCCTCCCAAAAGCGCCCGGTCGGAGAACGTCTCGCCCTGGCCGCCCGCTCCATCGCCTACGGCGAACGACTCGTCGCCGGAGGGCCCCTCCTCCGTTCGGCGCGATTCTCACAAGGCCGCGCCCGCATCCGCTTCGACCAGACCGGAACCGGCCTCGAAGTCCGGGGCGAGGGGCTGCAAGGCTTCCAAATCTGCGGTCCTGACCACCAATGGGTCTGGGCCAACGCCCAGGTGACCGGCCGGACGACCGTCGAGGTGTCACACCCGTCCATCCCCCAGCCGGTCGCGGTCCGGTTCGGCTGGGCGGACTTCCCCGTCGTCAATCTCTTCAACCGCGAAGGGCTTCCCGCCTCGCCATTCCGAACCGACGACTTCCCCCTGACCACGGCTCGCAAGCCCTGA
- a CDS encoding phosphoribosylamine--glycine ligase, with protein MEVAVPTPIRAWVMGIGAFTQGLLRCLREDGAEVAAYLTRDYGHWGPRQEGRTWSIDEVANPCDLVRRERPNLIVPMSIEWALRSWTEEFLALGPALLCPTGEGLRLERERDYARRLCEEAGIPFARAVRVGSRGEAEVLVRREQRPYVIKNPLCSPTSPIHTVVCDTWEDTLAWLGRMDDSEGIFLQENLGRREAGHIALVSDGEIHSLVTNQEYKRAFDGNLGMVAGAPLGGLVERDPEDRHGLARQLLHPLLPWFREVKYRGPVQVTAILHDDRWHVIEYNVRLGVTCGPLIGRMLANPVETFWRCAKGFGLAPRWRPEARFGCSLTLAGYGYPFTQLAGPRVPVVTEGAPTCDVWWQEVAGREDGGLEATGHRLADVAAVAGTLGEAIDCVYENIRRIRSMGSYYRTDIGRSLWPPGHP; from the coding sequence ATGGAAGTGGCTGTGCCGACGCCGATTCGGGCTTGGGTCATGGGCATCGGGGCCTTCACCCAGGGCCTGCTGCGTTGCCTGCGGGAGGACGGAGCGGAGGTGGCTGCGTACCTGACGCGGGACTATGGGCATTGGGGACCGCGCCAGGAGGGGAGGACGTGGTCGATCGACGAGGTGGCAAACCCGTGCGACCTGGTGCGGCGGGAGCGTCCGAACCTGATTGTGCCGATGTCGATCGAATGGGCATTGCGGTCGTGGACGGAGGAGTTTCTGGCTTTGGGTCCGGCGCTATTGTGTCCGACGGGTGAGGGGTTGCGATTGGAGCGGGAGCGGGATTATGCGCGTCGGCTATGCGAGGAGGCTGGGATTCCCTTTGCGAGGGCGGTCCGGGTGGGGTCACGTGGGGAGGCGGAGGTTCTGGTGCGGCGGGAGCAACGGCCGTATGTGATCAAGAATCCGCTGTGTTCGCCGACCAGCCCGATCCACACGGTGGTCTGCGACACCTGGGAGGACACGCTGGCGTGGTTGGGGCGGATGGACGACAGCGAGGGGATTTTCTTGCAGGAGAACCTGGGTCGTCGCGAGGCGGGGCACATTGCGCTGGTCAGCGATGGGGAGATCCACTCGCTGGTGACGAACCAGGAGTACAAGCGGGCGTTCGATGGGAATCTGGGAATGGTGGCGGGGGCGCCTCTGGGGGGCCTGGTGGAAAGGGATCCGGAAGATCGCCATGGATTGGCGCGGCAGCTGTTGCATCCGCTGCTTCCCTGGTTTCGCGAGGTGAAGTATCGCGGGCCCGTCCAGGTGACCGCGATTCTGCATGACGACCGCTGGCACGTGATTGAGTACAACGTGCGGCTTGGGGTGACGTGCGGCCCGTTGATCGGGCGGATGCTGGCGAATCCCGTGGAGACATTTTGGAGGTGTGCGAAGGGATTTGGGTTGGCGCCGCGGTGGCGGCCGGAGGCGCGATTCGGGTGCAGTCTGACGCTGGCTGGGTACGGGTATCCCTTCACGCAATTGGCCGGGCCGCGGGTGCCCGTCGTGACCGAGGGAGCGCCCACATGCGACGTGTGGTGGCAGGAGGTGGCGGGGCGCGAGGATGGGGGGCTGGAGGCGACGGGTCATCGTCTTGCCGATGTGGCGGCCGTGGCGGGGACCCTGGGGGAGGCGATCGATTGTGTGTACGAGAACATCCGGAGGATCCGTTCGATGGGGAGCTATTACCGGACGGACATTGGGCGGTCGCTGTGGCCGCCGGGCCATCCATGA
- a CDS encoding class I mannose-6-phosphate isomerase, translated as MVGYPLRFHPIYQQRVWGGHRLAHLYHRPLPTHEPIGESWEIAHRPDATSVVSNGPLAGQSLDDLLTRHPRDLLGDALPVSGRFPLLVKILDARDILSLQVHPPAHRAAELGGEPKTELWYFTEADPGAEILVGLRRGTSRQDFERRLADGSVAHCFHRLPVRASDAMFLPSGRVHALGAGLVLFEIQENSDTTFRVHDWNRPGLDGHPRPLHVRESLASIDFQDIEPSLLPHTWEAHGPCSVRHLAQHPSFAVHARKGPAGARDTFPLHRCTVLGIVRGTIQIAAATPLPVTEHLHPGDFCLLPACLRQARLEVVSDAEWLIATPGGNAPSPGP; from the coding sequence ATGGTCGGGTATCCCCTGCGCTTCCACCCCATCTACCAGCAACGCGTCTGGGGCGGTCATCGTCTCGCCCATCTCTACCATCGTCCCCTCCCGACCCACGAGCCCATCGGCGAATCCTGGGAAATAGCCCATCGCCCCGATGCCACCAGCGTGGTCTCCAACGGCCCCCTCGCCGGCCAGTCGCTCGACGACCTCCTCACCCGGCACCCCCGTGACCTCCTCGGAGACGCCCTTCCCGTCTCCGGCCGCTTTCCCCTTCTCGTCAAAATCCTCGACGCCCGCGACATCCTCTCCCTCCAGGTCCATCCCCCCGCCCACCGCGCCGCGGAACTGGGTGGTGAACCCAAAACCGAACTCTGGTACTTCACCGAGGCCGATCCCGGTGCCGAAATCCTCGTCGGCCTCCGCCGCGGTACCTCCCGCCAGGATTTCGAACGCCGCCTCGCCGACGGTTCCGTCGCCCACTGCTTCCATCGCCTCCCCGTCCGCGCCAGCGACGCCATGTTCCTCCCCAGCGGACGTGTCCACGCCCTCGGCGCCGGTCTCGTCCTCTTCGAAATCCAGGAGAACTCCGACACCACCTTCCGCGTTCACGACTGGAACCGGCCCGGCCTCGACGGCCATCCCCGCCCCCTCCATGTCCGCGAATCCCTTGCCAGTATCGACTTCCAGGACATCGAGCCCTCCCTCCTGCCCCACACCTGGGAGGCCCACGGCCCATGCTCGGTCCGCCACCTGGCCCAACATCCATCCTTCGCCGTCCACGCCCGCAAAGGCCCCGCCGGCGCCCGGGACACCTTCCCCCTCCATCGCTGCACCGTCCTCGGCATCGTCCGTGGAACCATTCAAATCGCAGCCGCCACCCCGCTCCCCGTAACGGAACATCTCCATCCCGGTGACTTCTGCCTCCTCCCCGCCTGCCTCCGCCAGGCCCGCCTCGAAGTCGTCTCAGACGCCGAATGGCTGATCGCTACCCCCGGAGGAAACGCCCCTTCCCCCGGCCCCTGA